One genomic window of Brienomyrus brachyistius isolate T26 chromosome 16, BBRACH_0.4, whole genome shotgun sequence includes the following:
- the arl6ip6 gene encoding ADP-ribosylation factor-like protein 6-interacting protein 6 isoform X2 → MPRVRGSDKTLARRLDQDLEALEQQQGNGSDKGDDASGVAVSGPQSRLKSLRIAALRVHSGTGSHWPARILSILCSILIFFVIAFFLSLFYVILKDLRTEKMTADDGSEIKLLGFWSLLVLSAIAGVSCCSFSWTLTYFDSFEPGMFPPTPLSPARLRKMTGHSFHMGYSMAILNGIAAALTVFWCLA, encoded by the exons ATGCCGCGCGTCCGTGGCTCCGATAAAACGTTAGCTCGGCGGCTTGATCAGGACTTGGAGGCTCTCGAGCAGCAGCAGGGAAACGGGTCAGATAAGGGCGACGATGCGAGTGGCGTTGCGGTGTCTGGTCCCCAGAGCCGCCTGAAGTCTCTCAGGATCGCGGCGCTCAGGGTCCACAGCGGCACTGGGAGCCACTGGCCGGCCAGGATACTGTCAATCCTCTGCTCCATTCTCATATTCTTTGTCATCGCCTTTTTCTTGTCATTGTTCTACGTTATTTTAAAAG atTTGCGTACTGAGAAAATGACAGCTGACGATGGCTCAGAAATCAAACTTTTAG GGTTCTGGAGCTTGCTGGTCCTGTCCGCCATCGCCGGCGTCTCCTGCTGCAGCTTCTCCTGGACCCTGACCTACTTTGACTCCTTTGAGCCGGGCATGTTTCCCCCGACGCCGCTGTCCCCTGCCAGGCTGAG GAAGATGACGGGACATTCCTTCCACATGGGCTACAGCATGGCCATACTGAATGGCATCGCGGCTGCCCTTACCGTCTTCTGGTGCCTGGCGTGA
- the arl6ip6 gene encoding ADP-ribosylation factor-like protein 6-interacting protein 6 isoform X1, translated as MPRVRGSDKTLARRLDQDLEALEQQQGNGSDKGDDASGVAVSGPQSRLKSLRIAALRVHSGTGSHWPARILSILCSILIFFVIAFFLSLFYVILKDLRTEKMTADDGSEIKLLGFWSLLVLSAIAGVSCCSFSWTLTYFDSFEPGMFPPTPLSPARLSAQPLLFVYRKMTGHSFHMGYSMAILNGIAAALTVFWCLA; from the exons ATGCCGCGCGTCCGTGGCTCCGATAAAACGTTAGCTCGGCGGCTTGATCAGGACTTGGAGGCTCTCGAGCAGCAGCAGGGAAACGGGTCAGATAAGGGCGACGATGCGAGTGGCGTTGCGGTGTCTGGTCCCCAGAGCCGCCTGAAGTCTCTCAGGATCGCGGCGCTCAGGGTCCACAGCGGCACTGGGAGCCACTGGCCGGCCAGGATACTGTCAATCCTCTGCTCCATTCTCATATTCTTTGTCATCGCCTTTTTCTTGTCATTGTTCTACGTTATTTTAAAAG atTTGCGTACTGAGAAAATGACAGCTGACGATGGCTCAGAAATCAAACTTTTAG GGTTCTGGAGCTTGCTGGTCCTGTCCGCCATCGCCGGCGTCTCCTGCTGCAGCTTCTCCTGGACCCTGACCTACTTTGACTCCTTTGAGCCGGGCATGTTTCCCCCGACGCCGCTGTCCCCTGCCAGGCTGAG CGCTCAGCCTCTCCTTTTTGTCTACAGGAAGATGACGGGACATTCCTTCCACATGGGCTACAGCATGGCCATACTGAATGGCATCGCGGCTGCCCTTACCGTCTTCTGGTGCCTGGCGTGA